GCTTTAGCGCTCTTATCCAAGTTGGTATAAGAGCGCTAAAGCGCAACAACGTACCTAATATCAGCCTCGATTATATAACTAGCGACTTGCGTTAATAGATCATCTTCTGATGGGAAAGTAGTAAAAATGAGGGATTTAACCATATCCTTCCCTACCTCCTAGCCGCTCTTTTGGATACTCGCAGCAGTTTGAAAGCACCAGCTGAGCCTAATTCTTGATATTGATGACGCTTTAAAATTATTAGATCGAGGGCTTTAGGGTTGCTGAGGATTAGGACTGTAGGTGGATTTGGCACAGTAACAGCTGTTTCCTTAATGTAGGTAAAAGCTTCCTCGAATGTTTTGATATAATTCACGGTTCTCTGGGTATAAAATACCACGCTAGGTCTGATGAAGCCGATCGCAATCAACTCTTCTCCAGGCTTTTCTACTTGAGTGACAAGGGCCGATAGTTGTCTCAAAGGTAGCTGACGCTGCTCGTCAATTAGCAAGGCGGCGGGTGGCGCGACAAAAATCATAAACGCCATAAATCCTGCCAAGTTGGCACTCCAAAGCCATCGGCTTTGTCGCCACAGCAAAAAGATGCTGGCAATAGCGGCTGTTCCCCAGACGATCCCGCTTAGTATCGGCAAACCTGATTGTTGCAGTATCTGACGCACTTGGGGCATGGCTGGGTCATATCCCATTAATTTGGGACTCAAGAAAGTTCCAGCGGCAAGGATTATCAGGAACAGGATGTTAAAAATCGCACTAATAAATAGTCCAGTATTTTTCCCGCTCCCCTCCCATTCCCCCCTCCATTCCCCCCTCCCCGTGGGACGGGGAGGGGCAGGGGGTGGGGTTCCCCTCATTTGGTCGCTCCAGAAAAGCGTTACCATAATTGCTCCTGCTGGCATTAAGGGCAGTACGTAGCTGGGAAGTTTGGTAACGGAAATGCTGAAAAAGCCAAAGACACAAATAAACCAAAATAGGGCAAATAAACCCAGATGAGTTGAGCGTGGGGATTTTTTCCACTTGTCTCTTTGCCAGAAGCGCAAATGACCGATCGCAATTGGCAAATAAATCGACCAAGGCGCAAGGCTAACTAGGACTACTGGAATGTAAAAATACCAGGGGCCACGGTGACTGCTGACAACGCTGGTGAAACGTTGAAGGTTGTGATAGCCAAAAAATGTGTCGATGTAGGCTTTTCCATTTGCCAAAGTCACCAAAACAAACCAGGGTATTGCGATCGCACTCGTAATTAAAACACCCTGCACGAGTCGCATTTCCTGCAAAACTTCCCTAAATTTGCCCACATACAGCAGGAAAGCACCAATAATCAGCGCTGGCAATACTGCACCCACTGGCCCTTTGGCCAGAATAGCTAAGGCAATGAAGACGTAAAACCCGATATACCAACCTTCGGGAAGTGAAAAGAAATAATTATCTCTTTTGACTTTTGCCTTTTGACTTTTGCCTTCTTTTTCTGCATATCCAATAAAAAATGTCAATAGTGCCATGCCGATCGTACTTGCCAGCAGCATATCGGACACACCAGTTCGTCCCCAAGCGATCCAGGCAGGATTTAAGGCTATGATGGCAGCACCAATCCAGGCGGATATCCACAACTGGCGTTCTCGTTGAATTGGGTGACCGATTTGCTCCTCAACGGCGGTGGCGGGACGGGGAAAACCAAAATATCGCAGTGTATAGAAGCCTAAAGCTGTCAGGGCGATCGCGAAAAGCGCTGAAGGAAGTCGCGCCGCCCATTCATTAACACCGATAATTTTAAATGCGATCGCCATTAGCCAATAAACCAAGGGCGGTTTATCAAAACGAGTTTCACCATTCCAATAAGGAGTAATCCAGTCCCCAGTCACCGTCATCTGACGTGCCGCTTCCACAAACATCGGCTCTGTCTTATCCACCAACCCGATGCTGCCCAAATACCACAAAAAAGCTACGCAGCTAATTACTACCAACCAGATAATTGAGAAGTTCCAGTTTAGATTTGGCTCTTTCTTAAAATCCTTCCACCAATTTTTCGCTTTGTGATTTTTCATCTTGTCTCGCTCGTTATTATCCTAACCATTAACCGCCTTTAAGACTTTTTCTCTTTCTTACTTGAGAAGTTTATTATTGCCAAACATATTGTCAGCCAAATGTAGCCAAAAGCATAACCTCCAATGATATCAGAAGGCCAGTGTACTCTTAGGTACATACTGCTCAAGCCCATTAAGATCAGAAACAAAGTTGTAACACCATAAATGTAAATACTGAGCTTAGGATATCTAGCTGCCAGAAGAGAAGCTAAATAAAAGTACAGCACCAGATTGCCTGTAGCGTGACCGCTGGGGAAGCCATAACCTCCCGCAGTTTTGTCTATACGCTCCGGGGGACGACGGCGAGCAAAAAATGGTTTTAGTATTTCATCAACAAGTAGTAAAACGCTCAACGAAGCAAATGCTAAAGTCATCGCTTCTCGCCAATAGCGTTTCCAGCAAAGTATGCCTATACTTGTCACCACTACAACGGCAGCAATCTGTGTATCTCCTATTAAATAAAAAACTGATAAAATATAGCCAATTATAGGATTAATAACTTCATGCAGCCATTGCAAAAAATTAACCTCAAATTCAAAAACCTTTTTTTGTCGGGCTTCTTGAATAAGAAAAATTAAAGGAAATAGTATAAATAAAGAAATATAGAATCTTACCTTACCCGTTGCAGCAACCAGAGAATAGAACCAACTATAAAGCTTAGATTTCATTTGCGATTTGGGGGGGATAGGGTAGATACAGGTGGATATCACCAAAAGGGGAGTAGTGGGAAACCTCACCCCCCCCAACCCCCCTCTCCGATCTCGGAGAGGGGGGAGAAAGACTTACCACTCTTCGTTGACGGGGAAAGGGGAGAAAGACTTACCACTCTTCGTTGACGGGGAAAGGGGAGAAAAACTTACCACTCTTCGTTGACAAAGAGGAGGGAGAAAGACTTACCACTCTTCGTTGACGGGGAAAGGGGCGTCTTTCTCCCCTCCCCGTTGACGGGGAGGGGTTGGGGGTGGGGTTCGATCGGGCTTTAAACTGGTAGCCGACCAAAACGACAAGTTAGCAAAAAATCAGCCAAATTGGAAGGGCTGCCCCACGGCTCAGTCTTAGGGTTGCAAAATCAGCTGCCATTCGGAAGTGTTTCGATCGCAAACTGGCGTTGGCGTTGAGTCCACAACATATAACAATTTTTAGACTGAAAAGCCGATAATTTTGGTATAATATATGTTCGTTTGCATTAAAACAAGCTTGAGGAGACACCAAGCCACATTCCGTCATACCAAGCAATGCAAAATACCCGTCTCAACAATCTAGTAGATTCGATCGCCAATCAAGTTGGCGGCTGGTTTCGCAATCCTTGGCGGCGACTATCGCTAGTGACGATCGCTTTGCTGTTCGGCGTTTTTCTGGGAACGGCAATTCCGACTACAGCAGGACAAGCTGCTGACTGGGATATCGTTGGGGCTGCACTGTTGGTGGCATTTACGGAGCTGTCCAGTCGGATTTTTTACCGTACCAACCGACAGATAGCTTCGCGATCGCTCTTAATAGAGATGTTAAACGCTCTTAAAATTGGTCTGACTTACAGCCTGTTTATCGAAGCATTCAAGCTAGGATCGTGATGCCATGCTGCCAGAGAGTCGATCGCTAAGTCAGGTACTCAAACAGTTGTTATTAGGAGACTCACTACCAAACTCTACCAAGCAACAACTGGAAATTTGGGCTTCTGCCGATCAATTGCGAGCAAAAGGGTTTGGGATTACACCAGAAAATGTGGGGAAAGTTATCCAAGCGCGATCGCATCTTCTCCAATCCGTCTACTCAGAAGTTATCCAATTCTGCCATAATACTGGTTTCCACAGCGAAACTGTTATCCTGGAAAATCTCTGGAACCTTTGGCTTCCCTTGGCGATGCAGCTAGCAGAATACCGACAGCAGCAGGGACACCCCCTCATTCAAGGGATTTTGGGAGGACAGGGAACCGGCAAAACTACACTAGCCGCAATTCTCAAGATAATTCTGAATCATCTTGGCTACCGCACGCTCAGCCTTTCCCTCGATGACCTTTACAAAACTTATGCCGATCGCCAACTTCTCAAAGAAAAAGATCCCCGCTTAATATGGCGTGGCCCACCAGGAACCCACGATGTCCAGTTGGGTATTGCGGTTTTGGATAAATTGCGTCAGTCAAACGATTTGGGATTAGAAGAAATTGAAAATCTAAAATCCAAAATCCAAAATCCAAAATCGATTCAAGTTCCCCGCTTTGATAAATCTGCTTGGGGTGGAGAAGGCGATCGCACCCGATCGGAAGTAGTGGAGAATATAGATATTGTGCTATTTGAAGGTTGGTTTGTAGGCGTTCGACCGATCGATCCAGCTGCTTTCGACACTGCACCTGCGCCTATCCTCACAGAAGCCGATCGTACTTTTGCCCGCGATATGAATGCTAAGTTACAAGATTATGTACCTTTGTGGGAACGATTGGATCGGTTGATGGTGCTGTATCCTGCTGATTATCGCCTCTCCCAGCAGTGGCGGCGTCAGGCGGAACAAAAAGCTCGAGCAGCTGGCAAATCTGGAATGGCAGATGAAACGGTGGATCGATTTGTTGAGTATTTTTGGCGAAGTCTCCACCCGGATCTGTTCGTAAAGCCTTTGGCAAGAAACCCAAACTGGGTAGATTTAGTCATCGAAATCAATGGGGATCATTCTCCAGGTGCTGTCTACCGACCAGGCGATCGTTTAACTTAATAATTATCCCTTCCCACCACAAGATTATGTAGGGGCGTTCGCTCAGCGTGCCGTAGGCATTAGCATTCCGGCGATAATCTGTCGCCTTAAACCAAGGACTATTTACGGAATGCTTCGCCCTCCCCAGCGAAGAGCATAGATATTCTTCTAGCGGAAAGGGAGTAATTAAGTTTATTGGTTTAGTTTAACGACAAAATTTGCTAAAGCTTTGGCACCAATGTCTAAAA
This genomic stretch from Argonema galeatum A003/A1 harbors:
- a CDS encoding ArnT family glycosyltransferase, translating into MKNHKAKNWWKDFKKEPNLNWNFSIIWLVVISCVAFLWYLGSIGLVDKTEPMFVEAARQMTVTGDWITPYWNGETRFDKPPLVYWLMAIAFKIIGVNEWAARLPSALFAIALTALGFYTLRYFGFPRPATAVEEQIGHPIQRERQLWISAWIGAAIIALNPAWIAWGRTGVSDMLLASTIGMALLTFFIGYAEKEGKSQKAKVKRDNYFFSLPEGWYIGFYVFIALAILAKGPVGAVLPALIIGAFLLYVGKFREVLQEMRLVQGVLITSAIAIPWFVLVTLANGKAYIDTFFGYHNLQRFTSVVSSHRGPWYFYIPVVLVSLAPWSIYLPIAIGHLRFWQRDKWKKSPRSTHLGLFALFWFICVFGFFSISVTKLPSYVLPLMPAGAIMVTLFWSDQMRGTPPPAPPRPTGRGEWRGEWEGSGKNTGLFISAIFNILFLIILAAGTFLSPKLMGYDPAMPQVRQILQQSGLPILSGIVWGTAAIASIFLLWRQSRWLWSANLAGFMAFMIFVAPPAALLIDEQRQLPLRQLSALVTQVEKPGEELIAIGFIRPSVVFYTQRTVNYIKTFEEAFTYIKETAVTVPNPPTVLILSNPKALDLIILKRHQYQELGSAGAFKLLRVSKRAARR
- a CDS encoding phosphatase PAP2 family protein, translating into MKSKLYSWFYSLVAATGKVRFYISLFILFPLIFLIQEARQKKVFEFEVNFLQWLHEVINPIIGYILSVFYLIGDTQIAAVVVVTSIGILCWKRYWREAMTLAFASLSVLLLVDEILKPFFARRRPPERIDKTAGGYGFPSGHATGNLVLYFYLASLLAARYPKLSIYIYGVTTLFLILMGLSSMYLRVHWPSDIIGGYAFGYIWLTICLAIINFSSKKEKKS
- a CDS encoding DUF565 domain-containing protein, coding for MQNTRLNNLVDSIANQVGGWFRNPWRRLSLVTIALLFGVFLGTAIPTTAGQAADWDIVGAALLVAFTELSSRIFYRTNRQIASRSLLIEMLNALKIGLTYSLFIEAFKLGS
- a CDS encoding glycerate kinase, whose amino-acid sequence is MLPESRSLSQVLKQLLLGDSLPNSTKQQLEIWASADQLRAKGFGITPENVGKVIQARSHLLQSVYSEVIQFCHNTGFHSETVILENLWNLWLPLAMQLAEYRQQQGHPLIQGILGGQGTGKTTLAAILKIILNHLGYRTLSLSLDDLYKTYADRQLLKEKDPRLIWRGPPGTHDVQLGIAVLDKLRQSNDLGLEEIENLKSKIQNPKSIQVPRFDKSAWGGEGDRTRSEVVENIDIVLFEGWFVGVRPIDPAAFDTAPAPILTEADRTFARDMNAKLQDYVPLWERLDRLMVLYPADYRLSQQWRRQAEQKARAAGKSGMADETVDRFVEYFWRSLHPDLFVKPLARNPNWVDLVIEINGDHSPGAVYRPGDRLT